From a region of the Podospora pseudopauciseta strain CBS 411.78 chromosome 7 map unlocalized CBS411.78m_7, whole genome shotgun sequence genome:
- a CDS encoding uncharacterized protein (EggNog:ENOG503P6MN): MAPLRRQTKPIARGREGGAPMLDAGELHIRQENRDDEDEETRRRRFRFGNNRNNNDGDGDGDSNRNSRFGGGNRGGNNDDNDDNNGGRSGNNRGGNNRNNRFGGNRGNNRGGNNNNNGNDNGDDDNDGGNGGNRNGGNGNRRFRGGFRNRNGNGNGNGNGNGNGNGNGNNGDGNNGNDDSNPPEDSPEADPSVTPPPSGDSPPTEPPPAEVPAEDAPAEDVPVEDVPVESVPSADFAAEPVPAEPAPTEPAPVEPSPPEATPVEGVPPEATPAPSPPPISGDPGAPPNPGVIVLQSQIQATPTVEAVPTVTDFVPVETATNLDGTTGLLTEIIGNGSRSDGAVPFPTDPTPTSLPVPDIVNLPGGDRDASGPTSTVIPDDSNRIEAPQGGMDPTAERVLISVGSIGAFVLICFIVWMARRAMKKSRLSNSVASAGSGGGLPFFGRKNTHKSAPSTVTLSPPPKYREKEGAPEVPQVGEYYPPEKTKEEAQPSLQPPPTQVQQQVAEPQVLQAALPLQQQQQQQPQLPPLQTSFPAHQPQVPFTNYYQPTYNADMTYDPTNAFNIMPPNLRYSHQQQESFSSTNAAQFGAFMVRTDHANVTYPNGVSPITTYYTPSPIVQQSQQPQQPQQLPVPYNLVYQEAGRRSLVSSLSSGFGDGAEIVTSATLLAPPPPAATATRSSSHYSTRFSYISPVQQQPPPLPQQPQGQRDTVYTQASEDQPTRFRSLNSWVEQQTGRIVRTQERDPTWQMQQEQMPGHPGIPGIHNPPDEQNFGMMMQDDEVPRRVESALASMSPTERSRLVGP, translated from the exons ATGGCACCTTTACGTCGTCAGACGAAGCCGATTGCTCGAGGGAGAGAAGGAGGTGCTCCCATGTTGGATGCTGGAGAGCTTCACATTCGACAAGAGAATAgggacgacgaagacgaggagacCCGCCGACGCCGGTTCAGATTTGGCAATAACCGAAACAATAAtgacggggacggggacggtgACAGCAATCGAAACAGCAGATTTGGCGGGGGAAATCGCGGCGGTAAtaacgacgacaacgacgatAACAACGGTGGTAGATCTGGCAACAACAGGGGAGGCAACAACAGAAACAACAGATTTGGCGGGAATCGAGGTAATAATAGAGGGGGCAATAACAATAATAACGGCAATGACAACGGCGATGATGACAACGACGGCGGTAACGGAGGTAACCGGAATGGCGGCAACGGAAACAGACGATTCAGAGGCGGATTCAGAAATCGAAATGGGAATGGAAATGGGAACGGGAATGGGAACGGGAATGGGAACGGGAATGGTAACAACGGGGATGGTAACAACGGAAACGATGACTCTAACCCGCCAGAGGACTCTCCCGAAGCAGACCCTTCCGTGACACCGCCGCCCTCGGGGGACTCCCCGCCGACCGAACCGCCCCCGGCCGAGGTGCCAGCCGAAGATGCCCCAGCCGAAGATGTACCAGTCGAAGATGTGCCAGTTGAATCTGTCCCGTCTGCAGATTTTGCAGCAGAGCCCGTACCGGCCGAGCCGGCACCAACTGAGCCGGCACCGGTTGAGCCTTCGCCGCCAGAAGCCACACCTGTCGAGGGTGTTCCTCCAGAAGCAACACCTGCGCCAAGCCCTCCTCCAATATCAGGAGATCCTGGAGCTCCGCCCAACCCAGGCGTCATCGTTCTACAGTCCCAAATACAAGCAACGCCAACAGTAGAA GCGGTGCCGACTGTGACTGACTTTGTACCTGTCGAAACGGCGACCAACCTGGATGGGACCACCGGACTTTTGACAGAAATTATCGGAAACGGCTCACGGTCAGACGGAGCTGTCCCCTTCCCCACGGATCCAACACCAACGTCGCTTCCAGTGCCTGATATTGTAAACCTTCCTGGAGGTGATCGAGATGCTTCTGGGCCCACCAGCACTGTTATTCCCGATGATAGCAACCGCATTGAGGCTCCTCAGGGAGGTATGGATCCAACCGCGGAGAGAGTCCTCATCTCTGTGGGATCCATTG GAGCGTTTGTCTTGATCTGCTTTATCGTTTGGATGGCACGAAGAGCAATGAAAAAGTCCCGACTGTCCAACAGTGTGGCCAGTGCAGGATCTGGCGGAGGGCTACCATTCTTTGGACGCAAGAACACGCACAAGTCGGCGCCTTCTACTGTCactctttccccccctccaaaataccgcgagaaggagggggcCCCTGAGGTCCCGCAAGTAGGGGAGTATTATCCTCCAGAGaagacaaaagaagaagcacagCCTTCATTGCAGCCTCCGCCGACGCAGGTCCAGCAGCAGGTAGCCGAACCACAAGTTCTCCAAGCCGCCTTACctttgcagcagcagcaacaacagcaaccgcaGCTGCCACCTCTTCAAACTTCATTCCCTGCCCACCAACCGCAGGTGCCTTTCACCAACTATTATCAACCAACATACAATGCCGACATGACGTATGATCCGACAAACGCCTTCAATATCATGCCTCCAAATCTACGGTATtctcatcagcaacaagAGTCCTTTAGTTCCACTAATGCGGCCCAATTTGGGGCATTCATGGTTCGCACCGATCATGCAAACGTAACTTATCCAAACGGAGTCTCGCCAATCACCACGTACTACACCCCGTCGCCAATTGTGCAGCAGTCACAACAGCCGCAACAGCCGCAGCAACTCCCGGTGCCTTATAATCTTGTCTATCAGGAAGCTGGTCGGAGATCACTAGTGTCGTCTCTCTCGTCAGGATTTGGCGATGGTGCTGAGATTGTAACATCTGCCACGCTCCTtgcgccaccaccgccagcagCCACAGCTACCAGGTCGTCTAGCCATTATTCAACCAGGTTTTCGTATATATCACCAGTGCAGCAACAACCGCCGCCATTACCACAGCAACCACAAGGCCAGAGAGATACCGTGTACACACAAGCGAGCGAAGACCAACCCACTCGGTTCAGATCGTTGAACTCGTGGGTAGAGCAGCAGACGGGACGAATCGTACGAACACAAGAGCGAGACCCGACCTGGCAAATGCAACAGGAACAGATGCCTGGGCACCCGGGGATTCCTGGGATTCACAACCCGCCGGACGAGCAAAACTTTGGAATGATGATGCAAGACGATGAGGTGCCGAGAAGGGTGGAGAGTGCGCTGGCGAGCATGAGCCCGACGGAGAGGAGCAGGCTAGTAGGGCCTTGA
- a CDS encoding uncharacterized protein (EggNog:ENOG503NV5U; COG:E; COG:G) encodes MAPNTIIPARAVIPFLVGMMLLTGVCNTLLTKYQDNQCVRDCDNPDPKKRRHFEQPVIQTLQMFVGEMGCWVVVGIMSLYNRYIAKSDTTTAYQPVRTTADDEEPAADNASIHSRTALTGGGGNGTINDPAFKEETHSVLRGWRVCLLALPAICDILGTTLMNAGLLLVAASIYQMTRGALVLFVGLFSVIFLRRHLHLFQWLSLVGVMTGVAIVGLAGAIQPDKKHAASAHSATGVESDALRVIIGVLMIAGAQIFTATQFVLEEWILERSSIEPIRVVGWEGIFGFSVTLLGMTVLHFAVGRTEAGRLGPFDMVEGWRQFWEYRAVFVSSLLIMISIGGFNFFGLSVTRSVSATSRSTIDTCRTLFIWIVSLGLGWETFKWLQVVGFALLVYFTFLFNGIVQPPFAFLRVREVEELLPEEPIEHN; translated from the exons ATGGCgcccaacaccatcatccccgcCAGGGCGGTGATACCGTTCCTGGTGGGCATGATGCTGCTGACGGGAGTGTGCAACACCCTCTTGACCAAATACCAG GACAACCAATGCGTCCGCGACTGCGATAACCCCGACCCCAAAAAACGCCGCCACTTTGAGCAACCCGTCATCCAAACCCTCCAGATGTTCGTCGGCGAGATGGGCTGCTGGGTCGTCGTGGGCATCATGTCTCTCTACAACCGCTACATTGCCAAAtcagacaccaccaccgcctacCAACCCGTCCGGACAAcagccgacgacgaagagcCTGCGGCGGACAATGCTAGCATCCACTCCCGCACTGCTCTGACCGGGGGTGGCGGCAACGGGACAATCAACGACCCTGCCTTTAAGGAAGAAACTCACTCTGTCCTccggggttggagggttTGTCTTTTGGCCTTGCCAGCCATCTGCGACATTTTGGGAACCACCCTCATGAACGCGGGGCTGTTGCTTGTGGCGGCGTCGATTTATCAAATGACTAGAGGGGCCTTGGTCCTCTTTGTGGGGTTGTTTAGTGTTATTTTTCTTCGTCGGCATCTTCACCTTTTTCAATGGCTTTCCCTTGTTGGTGTCATGACCGGTGTTGCCATCGTCGGCCTCGCAGGGGCGATTCAACCGGACAAGAAACACGCCGCGTCTGCGCATTCGGCCACGGGGGTGGAAAGCGATGCGTTGAGGGTGATCATCGGCGTTTTGATGATCGCCGGAGCGCAGATTTTTACGGCTACGCAGTTTGTCCTTGAGGAGTGGATTCTGGAGAGGTCGAGCATTGAGCCGATccgggtggtgggatgggaggggattTTTGGGTTTAGTGTCACGCTGCTCGGGATGACGGTGTTGCATTTTGCTGTTGGGCGGACGGAGGCGGGGAGGCTGGGGCCGTTTGACATGGTGGAGGGCTGGAGGCAGTTTTGGGAGTACAGAGCTGTTTTTGTGAGCAGTTTGCTGATTATGATTAGTATCGG AGGCTTCAACTTTTTTGGTCTTTCCGTCACCAGGAGCGTCAGCGCCACGTCCCGGTCTACGATCGACACTTGCAGGACGCTCTTCATCTGGATTGTCTCGCTTGGTCTGGGGTGGGAGACGTTCAAGTGGTTGCAGGTTGTCGGTTTCGCGCTGCTGGTGTATTTCACCTTCTTGTTCAACGGGATTGTGCAGCCGCCCTTTGCGTttttgagggtgagggaggtggaggagctgttgcCTGAGGAGCCGATTGAACATAACTAG
- a CDS encoding uncharacterized protein (EggNog:ENOG503NW2A; COG:S): MDNPPYSGRGGSKTPSLVQRLSEEFETSRVPEGFMAVSGDLASTLVAPHIPRGGGRTASPSGEFPTAEQVALENETKRVPSSDEQTIAAEPVESTDKHPTRRPLEHTRSFDNGYHFPPKYPKGEATKQALKSFWKFFTTPMGFFWTIYGLNIVAWGGMLFLLLCNAAPAMCYPTCDDIDSPRRKWVEWDSQVLTGLFCVTAFGLAPWRFRDWYYLLKYRIMGDFDGLRRLAGIHRSWFRLKGSEELAVDVGPENIPEGVPREVIPTPEKNIPNAPLTGTRAPATAVWKLDFVIWSMVMNTFAQCGLCGVMWGMNRFDRPSWVTGFLVAIACIIAMVGGYVMFLEGKKVKSIEGVPCNDRDLERLARDKEMGIPHWNNIKDKKPKEKKKKVKDVEKA; the protein is encoded by the coding sequence ATGGACAACCCACCCTACAGCGGCCGCGGCGGCTCCAAAACCCCTTCCCTCGTGCAAAGATTGTCAGAAGAGTTTGAAACCTCACGAGTACCCGAAGGCTTCATGGCCGTTTCTGGAGATCTAGCATCAACACTAGTCGCCCCTCACATCCcccgcggcggcggccgcACAGCATCGCCCTCAGGCGAATTCCCCACTGCCGAGCAAGTCGCCCTCGAGAATGAGACCAAGCGAGTCCCTTCCTCCGACGAGCAGACAATCGCCGCTGAGCCAGTCGAGTCTACCGATAAACATCCAACAAGGCGCCCTCTGGAGCACACAAGGTCGTTTGATAACGGCTATCACTTCCCGCCCAAATACCCCAAGGGCGAAGCCACCAAGCAGGCACTGAAATCATTCTGGAAGTTCTTCACCACGCCGATGGGTTTCTTTTGGACTATTTACGGCTTGAACATTGTTGCGTGGGGCGGCATGTTGTTTTTGCTGCTTTGCAACGCCGCACCGGCCATGTGTTATCCTACCTGTGATGATATCGACTCGCCGCGGAGGAAGTGGGTGGAGTGGGATTCTCAGGTGCTGACTGGATTGTTCTGCGTCACTGCTTTTGGGTTGGCGCCGTGGAGGTTTAGGGACTGGTATTACTTGTTGAAGTACAGAATCATGGGTGATTTCGATGGGCTCAGGAGACTGGCGGGGATTCACAGGAGTTGGTTCAGACTGAAGGGGTCGGAGGAGTTGGCGGTGGATGTTGGGCCGGAGAATATTCCCGAAGGGGtgccgagggaggtgatcCCGACGCCCGAGAAAAATATTCCCAATGCGCCGCTGACGGGGACGAGGGCGCCTGCGACGGCGGTGTGGAAGTTGGATTTTGTTATTTGGTCCATGGTGATGAACACGTTTGCTCAGTGCGGCTTGTGCGGTGTCATGTGGGGTATGAACCGCTTTGACCGGCCGAGCTGGGTGACGGGGTTTTTGGTGGCTATTGCGTGCATCATAGCGATGGTGGGCGGCTATGTCATGTTtttggaggggaagaaggtcAAGAGTATTGAGGGGGTGCCGTGCAATGATagggatttggagaggttggcaaGGGATAAGGAAATGGGGATTCCGCACTGGAATAATATCAAGGATAAGAAgccgaaggagaagaagaagaaggtgaaggatGTGGAGAAGGCTTAA
- a CDS encoding uncharacterized protein (COG:S; EggNog:ENOG503NUYU): protein MTTTTSPPLDLTTLPGPYPNTTSPMIFSSPSYNLPQIRTLHKSLHHAIDDKSSRLRTQVGGSYRELLGTADTIVAMKSEIEVVHQTLSDMGYKCGRGVVGHKMDALGKFTSTTMGDKAASGRERLLAGCLGQLDAILRVREKTKRGERLETGARLFVLGRLLLAAAAGVQQQGSDEKEMGRRRRVLEKGHKIRLMGGIDADLRRYHKPGTGDKQQREATLVRALSAYALATSSGARDVLGYFLRVRGEAIALALEVDEEERVARSPEDVIRALGLYIQTLQDVQALVPGKLADALMRLKREKLLENEELLKMEGLRLDVYKRWCGDEIQFYTPFLRHDDLDGKAAREMLFGWADKGRKVVLEGLENTLKEMGEFKAIVELRTEVLKLWISEGGKARGFDPSEVLEEIREAVNKHMLRVLEQKVAKLRLVGSEVSAAVEAWKEGRSDQHESLWDMDSYDTDLSNGAAQFTQHVVSRLYGRNDDVSKAVASYKSWFRVIDDVGTVVDQLKRQRWDNDVDEIEDEETIEERQQLLAKDDPAALGKHLNESLVKSFKKLDENLSTLWKEQQDSPNRGHIAMYFLRVLRDIRSRLPENAEVKGFGLEAVPSLHRALVSTVAISPLDELATVALVRRTVVGRSLWEGEPALPSSPSPGAFKFLRNLVGAMGDAGVDLWSPTAVSVLKETLRKQLSEVWLEAVSKLTEGLEPEVQTETEETPKPEAEEGTSDTSDPKEESLEREAAKTEAVPDIVRHRDLLVQWLYDIYYLSSFLGTDDTFKQLSDVVLSKTDLEHSATAKQRLQKTSQDYFKRTNLLFGLLSS, encoded by the coding sequence atgacaaccaccacctccccccccctcgaCCTCACCACTCTTCCAGGCCCCtacccaaacaccacctcccccatgatcttctcctccccctcctacAATCTCCCCCAAATCCGCACCCTTCACAAATCGCTCCACCATGCCATCGACGACAAGTCCTCCCGCCTGCGCACACAAGTCGGGGGCTCCTACCGAGAACTCTTGGGGACAGCCGACACCATCGTCGCCATGAAGTCCGAGATCGAAGTCGTCCATCAAACCCTCTCCGACATGGGCTACAAGTGCGGCCGCGGCGTCGTCGGGCACAAGATGGATGCCCTCGGCAAATTTACTTCCACCACAATGGGAGACAAAGCCGCCAgcgggagggagaggctACTAGCCGGCTGTCTAGGACAACTAGATGCGATTTTGAGGGTTAGAGAAAAAACCAAAAGAGGCGAGAGGCTGGAGACGGGGGCGAGGTTGTTTGTTCTTGGACGGTTATtacttgctgctgctgctggggttcAGCAGCAGGGGAGTGATGAGAAGGAAatggggcggaggaggagggttttggaaaaggggcaCAAAATCAGACTGATGGGCGGGATAGATGCTGATTTGAGGAGGTATCACAAGCCTGGGACGGGAGATAAACAACAACGCGAGGCGACGTTGGTCAGGGCGCTCAGCGCCTATGCTTTGGCTACCAGTTCTGGGGCGAGGGATGTGCTGGGATACTTTTTGAGGGTGAGAGGGGAGGCGATTGCGCTTGCGCtcgaggtggacgaggaggagagggtggcgagGAGCCCGGAGGACGTGATTAGGGCGTTGGGGCTGTATATCCAGACGTTGCAGGATGTGCAGGCTTTGGTTCCGGGGAAGCTGGCTGATGCGCTGATGAggctgaagagggagaagctGCTTGAGAATGAGGAGTTGCTGAAGATGGAGGGGCTGAGGTTGGATGTCTACAAAAGGTGGTGTGGGGATGAGATTCAGTTTTATACCCCGTTCTTAAGACATGATGATCTTGATGgaaaggcggcgagggagatgcTTTTTGGGTGGGCAGATAAAGGGAGGAAGGTTGTCTTGGAAGGGCTGGAGAACACACtcaaggagatgggggagttCAAAGCCATTGTTGAGCTGAGGACGGAGGTGCTCAAGCTGTGGATTTCAGAAGGTGGCAAGGCCAGGGGCTTTGATCCGTCGGAAGTGCTGGAAGAGATAAGGGAGGCTGTCAACAAGCATATGCTGAGAGTGCTGGAGCAAAAGGTGGCCAAGTTGAGGTTGGTTGGATCAGAGGTGTCTGCTGCGGTGGAAGCatggaaggaggggaggagtgATCAACATGAGAGCTTGTGGGATATGGACTCGTACGATACCGACTTGTCGAACGGGGCTGCCCAGTTCACTCAGCATGTTGTGTCTAGGCTGTATGGCCGGAATGATGATGTGTCCAAAGCTGTGGCGAGCTACAAGTCTTGGTTCCGGGTCATTGACGATGTTGGAACTGTTGTCGACCAACTGAAGCGGCAACGGTGGGATAACGATGTGGATGAAATTGAAGATGAGGAAACCATTGAGGAACGCCAGCAACTACTCGCCAAGGACGACCCGGCGGCTTTGGGCAAGCATTTGAACGAGTCACTGGTTAAGTCGTTCAAAAAGCTCGACGAAAATCTCTCCACGCTCTGGAAGGAACAGCAAGACAGTCCTAACAGAGGGCACATCGCCATGTACTTCTTGCGAGTTTTACGGGATATCAGGTCTCGGCTGCCCGAAAATGCAGAGGTCAAGGGGTTCGGGTTGGAAGCGGTGCCGTCGCTTCACCGAGCGCTCGTGTCGACTGTGGCCATCTCTCCGCTGGACGAGTTGGCCACAGTAGCTCTGGTGCGTAGGACTGTGGTAGGAAGAAGTCTCTGGGAGGGCGAGCCTGCTTTGCCCAGCTCCCCGTCACCGGGGGCGTTCAAATTCCTGCGAAATCTCGTGGGGGCCATGGGTGATGCAGGCGTTGATCTCTGGAGTCCTACTGCTGTTTCTGTGCTCAAAGAAACTCTGCGAAAGCAGCTGTCCGAAGTGTGGTTGGAAGCAGTCAGCAAGTTGACCGAGGGCCTTGAACCCGAGGTCCAGACCGAGACTGAAGAGACCCCAAAGCCTGAGGCTGAAGAAGGGACCTCGGATACGTCAGATCCCAAAGAGGAAAGTCTTGAGAGAGAAGCTGCCAAGACCGAGGCTGTACCAGACATCGTGCGGCACAGAGATCTTTTGGTGCAGTGGCTCTACGACATCTATTATCTCTCTTCCTTCCTCGGCACAGATGACACATTCAAGCAGCTCTCCGACGTCGTCCTCTCGAAAACAGACCTGGAACACAGCGCAACTGCCAAGCAACGGCTTCAAAAGACATCGCAGGACTACTTCAAGCGCACCAATCTGCTGTTTGGTCTTTTGTCGTCATAG
- the ECI1 gene encoding dodecenoyl-CoA isomerase (COG:I; EggNog:ENOG503NXV1) — protein MASTSPIQVEYRGRLAIITINNPTKLGALNGQGYYDLAQALRQVATHDEVFITLLIGTGRFFSAGADVTITRTTPSTSSTTPHQQWLSSFVANNLNATHAFYTHPKILITALNGPVIGLSAALISFSDFIYAVPHTFLLTPFSSLGLVAEGGASRQLVQKLGPARSGEALIMSRKIESAQLEQCGFVNKVFAEVGKGDGEDEKFKRLVLAEIDDKLGEHLVGESLLGIKKLIRRPEREVLDSHNVAEVFAGLERFVSGVPQGEFEKIASGKKRHKL, from the exons ATGGcgtccacctcccccattcAAGTG GAATACCGCGGCCGCCTCGCCATAATAacaatcaacaaccccaccaagcTCGGCGCCCTCAACGGCCAAGGGTACTACGACCTCGCCCAAGCCCTCCGCCAGGTCGCCACCCACGACGAAGtcttcatcaccctcctcatcggaACAGGCCGTTTCTTCTCCGCCGGCGCAGACGTCACCATCACCcgaacaaccccctccacctccagcaccaccccccatcagcaATGGCTCTCCTCCTTCGTAGCCAACAACCTAAACGCCACCCACGCCTTCTACACCCACCCCAAAatcctcatcaccgcccTCAACGGCCCCGTAATCGGcctctccgccgccctcATTTCTTTCAGTGACTTCATCTACGCCGTCCCGCACACCTTCCTCCtgacccccttctcctccctcggcctcgtcgCCGAGGGCGGTGCCTCCAGGCAGCTCGTCCAAAAACTCGGACCTGCCAGATCAGGCGAGGCGTTGATCATGAGCCGCAAGATTGAGAGCGCGCAGTTGGAACAGTGCGGGTTTGTCAACAAGGTCTTTGCAGAAGTCGGCAAGGGTGACGGGGAGGATGAAAAGTTCAAGAGGTTGGTTTTGGCAGAAATTGACGACAAGCTCGGGGAGCATCTAGTTGGGGAGTCGCTGCTCGGAATCAAGAAACTGATTCGTCGTCCCGAGAGGGAGGTTCTCGACAGCCACAACGTCGCCGAGGTGTTTGCTGGACTGGAGAGGTTCGTCAGCGGGGTGCCGCAGGGGGAGTTTGAAAAGATTGCTagtgggaagaagaggcatAAGCTTTAG
- the RTC2 gene encoding putative vacuolar membrane transporter for cationic amino acids (EggNog:ENOG503NY9G; COG:S) — MAPPTAPLNLDVEAISGICGSISIACWVVVFSPQIIENFRRSSADGLSIQFIVVWLLGDVFNILGAVMQGVLPTMIILAIYYTIADIVLLGQCFYYRGFTLSDDPVAPAPAPALPKTTSTTARNGADEIGERSGLLSGSEGVYGSAGELERRGSWTHLSPAVPMIDVEEGAGGQGQKVRASPPTRLQSLGFNSSAVLMVCAAGVGGWWLSRGYGGNEEKGGKGEEDPLQMDFWGQVFGWLCAVLYLGSRLPQLLLNWRRKSTEGVSILFFLFACLGNLTYVLSILAYDPVCGEDVECKDGEAARIYWQYVLVNLSWLAGSAGTLFLDMSIFVQFFLYSKGDEEDEESDDEGSVSGSEDEDDEESIAGDRWDQRPVLERGVSNYA, encoded by the coding sequence atggccccCCCAACCGcacccctcaacctcgaTGTCGAGGCCATATCCGGCATCTGCggctccatctccatcgCCTGCTGGGTAGTCGTCTTCTCCCCCCAAATCATCGAAAACTTCCGCCGGTCCAGCGCAGACGGCCTCTCGATCCAGTTCATCGTCGTGTGGCTCCTCGGCGACGTGTTCAACATCCTGGGAGCCGTCATGCAAGGGGTTTTGCCTACGATGATCATTTTGGCGATCTACTACACCATTGCCGATATTGTACTACTGGGGCAGTGTTTTTATTACAGGGGTTTCACGCTGAGTGATGATCCTGTTGCTccggcaccagcaccagcactaCCAAAGACGACGAGCACGACAGCGAGGAATGGAGCTGATGAGATCGGGGAGAGAAGTGGGCTTTTGAGTGGGAGCGAGGGGGTTTATGGGAGTGCAGGAGAGTtggaaaggagggggagctggaCGCATTTGAGTCCGGCGGTGCCAATGattgatgtggaggagggagctggTGGGCAGGGGCAGAAGGTTAGGGCGAGTCCGCCGACGAGGTTGCAGAGTTTGGGGTTTAATAGTTCGGCTGTGTTGATGGTTTgtgcggcgggggtgggtgggtggtggttgagtaGGGGGTACGGGGGGAATGAGGAgaagggtgggaagggggaggaggatccTCTGCAGATGGATTTTTGGGGGCAGGTTTTTGGGTGGTTGTGTGCGGTTTTGTATCTGGGATCGAGACTGCCGCAGTTGTTGCTCaactggaggaggaagtcgaCCGAGGGGGTGTCgattttgttctttttgtttgCGTGCTTGGGGAATCTGACGTATGTGTTGTCGATTCTGGCTTATGACCCGGTTtgcggggaggatgtggagtGCAAGGATGGGGAGGCGGCTAGGATTTACTGGCAGTATGTGCTGGTGAACTTGTCGTGGCTGGCCGGCAGTGCGGGGACGCTGTTTTTGGACATGAGCATCTTTGTGCAGTTTTTCTTGTACAGcaagggggatgaggaggatgaggaaagTGACGACGAGGGGAGTGTGAGCgggagtgaggatgaggatgatgaggagagcaTTGCTGGGGATCGGTGGGATCAACGGCCGGtcttggagaggggggtttcTAATTACGCATAA